The segment TATAACGGCCATGAATAAGGGTGACATCGCATCATTTCTTACAACTATTGCTTCATCGGTAAGCGATGCTTTTTCATGCTTAATCCTGACGCGTTCATCTGTAGAAAAAGCAATTACATAATCGCCACTGCCATTGGAAGCAATGCCACCGGTTTTGGCCAGACCCAACATAGCCCGTTGCGCCAACCGTTCCAGGTTACGTGCATTCAACGGAGCATCGGTAGCAACCACTATCATACACGATCCATCCACATCATCTTTTAGCTGGCCGCTCAGGTAATATTTTTTCAACGCTTCACCTACCGGGGCGCCATCAATTTGTAACACTCCACCAAAATTGGTTTGCACCAAAACACCAACCGTGTAACCACCCGAAGCTTTGGGCAAAACACGCGAGGCTGTACCAATGCCGCCTTTAAATCCAAAACACACGGTACCTGTTCCCGCGCCTGCACTTCCTTCTGTAACCACTCCGCCTTTCGCATTTTGGAGAGCATCAAGAACATGCTCCTTTTTTACATGTCTGCCACGAACATCATTTAAGTAACCATCGTTGGTTTCGCCTACAACAGCATTTACCGATTGCACCTTTTCGTTTCCGGGCAAACCTAGCGTGTATTCAACCACTGCATCCATGGCTGTAGCAACACTCAACGTATTGGTGAGCACAATGGGCGATTCAATGTTCCCCAGTTCCTTTACTTGCGTACTTCCAGCCAGTTTACCGAAACCATTACCCACAAATATTCCTGCAGGCACTTTATCCTGGAAAAGATTACCCTCATGTGGGAGTATAGCGGTAACACCGGTGCGTATGGAAGATCCTTCAATCAATGTAACCTGCCCGACCTTCACACCCTGAACATCGGTAATAGAATTCAGCTTGCCGGTTTGCATCACCCCGATTTTTATGCCCAGGTCGCGGGCACGCTGCTGACTCCATACCGGAGAAGCAATTAGCAAAAAAAACGGGATTATGATTTTTATGCACATACGTTTATGATATCCATAACTTTTTGAGTTAACAAGCATTTTCAT is part of the Cyclobacteriaceae bacterium genome and harbors:
- a CDS encoding P1 family peptidase, translating into MCIKIIIPFFLLIASPVWSQQRARDLGIKIGVMQTGKLNSITDVQGVKVGQVTLIEGSSIRTGVTAILPHEGNLFQDKVPAGIFVGNGFGKLAGSTQVKELGNIESPIVLTNTLSVATAMDAVVEYTLGLPGNEKVQSVNAVVGETNDGYLNDVRGRHVKKEHVLDALQNAKGGVVTEGSAGAGTGTVCFGFKGGIGTASRVLPKASGGYTVGVLVQTNFGGVLQIDGAPVGEALKKYYLSGQLKDDVDGSCMIVVATDAPLNARNLERLAQRAMLGLAKTGGIASNGSGDYVIAFSTDERVRIKHEKASLTDEAIVVRNDAMSPLFMAVIEATEEAIINSLLTAKTMTGKDGNKIEALPHDEVIKILKKHNLIEK